The stretch of DNA TATTCAGCCTAAGGTGAATTGCCCCGGATCATAACAGGACTTTTGTTTCGTCCTAACAACAGAGTTTGACAGTGTGTTTCGTTCGGGTACTATGGCGCCCGCTCTCTGCGGAGGAGTGGCAGAGCGGTTGAATGCAACGGTCTTGAAAACCGTCGAAGGGGAAACTCTTCCGTGAGTTCGAATCTCACCTCCTCCGCCATATCGCATACTGAAGGCCCCGTATTCCGGGGCCTTTTGCGTTTCTGCCGGGCCAGAAAGAAGCTGGCCTGTGCTGCTTGCCTTTCCTCGGCCATGCATCTGGCTGAAATGAGCCCCGCTCAGTTCAGTTTCGATCGCCTACGGTTTCAGCGTAATGACAGGAAACCAGCCGCCCGTCCAGCGGCCGGAACACCGGGACTTCTGCGCTGCAGCGTTCTGTGGCGTGCGGACACCGGGTGTGAAAGACACAGCCAGTCGGCGGGTCGAGTGGGTTGGGCAGTTCGCCGCTGACCTTGATCTTCGGCTTAGACGAGTCAGGTCGGATGCTTGGCGTGGCGGCCAGCAGCACCTGGGTGTAAGGGTGTAGCGGTCGGGTGTAGATCAGTTCAGCCGGGCCCATTTCCATTGGGCTGCCGAAATACATCACCAATACCTTGTCCGCGACGTGACGAACCACGGCTAGATCGTGGGAGATGAACACATAGCCAGCGTTGAACTGCTCCTGCAGATCCATGAACAGGTTCAGAACCTGTGCCTGAATCGACACGTCCAGCGCCGATGTCGGCTCATCCGCGATTAGGACTTTGGGATTGAGCATCATCGCGCGAGCCAGGGCGATCCGCTGCCGTTGGCCTCCTGAGAACATGTGTGGGTAGCGCTGGTAGTGCTCAGGGCGCAGCCCGACCTGTTGCATCATCGCCTGCACGCGCTCACGCCGTTCGCTGCGCGACAGCCCGGTGTTGATTACCAAAGGCTCGGCCAACTGGTCGCCGATCTTCTGCCGCGGGTTCAATGAAGCGTAGGGGTTCTGGAACACCATCTGCACATCGCGGCGCAGCTGTTTACGCTGGGCCTTGTTGGCGCCGGCGACTTCCTGCCCTGCTATCTGCAGCGAGCCGGACGTCGGCTCTTCGATCAGCGTCAGTGCACGGGCCAGGGTCGACTTGCCGCAGCCAGACTCACCGACGACCGCGAGCGTTTCGCCGGCTTGCAGCTCGAACGAGACGCCGTTGAGGGCCCGTACGGTGGCATTTGGTTTGAAAAGTCCGCGCGAGATGTCGTAGTGGCGGGTCAGCTCGCGTGCGGACAGCACACTTCCGCTCGATGACTCAGTAGACATGGCGATCTCCCGGCGGCTGGCTCTTACGTTGCGCTTCCGGCAGCACCTCGGGTGTCTCGCCAGGCAACACGTTGCGTGGAAAAAAGCAGCGCACTTCGCCGCGGTCATAGGGCTCCAGCGCTGGTCGCTCCTGACAACGCGGCTGCGCATAGGGGCAGCGCGGGGATAGCAGACATCCAGCGGGACGGTCGTATCGGCCCGGTACGATGCCAGGCAGTGTCGCCAGCCGACGGCTATTGGAATGCTCAGGGATCGACGCCAGCAGCGCCTCGGTGTAGGGATGCGCGGGCGTGTCGAACAGCTGTGGCACTCGCCCGGTTTCGACCGCCTGGCCCGCATACATCACGCAGACGCGCTGAGCCGTTTCAGCCACTACGGCCAGGTCGTGGGTGATCAGGATGAGCGCCATGTTCTGGTCGCGCTGCAAGCTCAGCAGCAGATCCATGATCTGCGCCTGGATGGTCACGTCGAGTGCCGTGGTCGGCTCGTCGGCGATCAACAGCTGTGGCTCGCCTGCGATAGCCATGGCGATGGCCACCCGCTGGCTCATGCCGCCGGAAAGCTGATGAGGGAAGGCGTCCAGACGGCTGGCGGCACCGGGGATTTCCACCCGTTCGAGCAGCTCGAGCGCGCGCTGCCGAGCGGCTTTGCCCTTGAGGCCCAGATGCTGGCGCAGCACTTCCTCGATCTGAAAGCCCACGGTGTAGCTGGGATTGAGCGCCGTCATCGGGTCCTGGAAGACCATAGCCAAGTCCTTGCCGATCAGCCGCCGCCGTTGGCGCCCCTTGAGTGTCAGCAAGTCCTGACCAGCAAACTGAAGGCGGTCGGCCGTCACTTTTCCCGGAGCATCGACCAGCCCCATCAGCGCCATCATGGTGACCGATTTGCCGGAGCCCGACTCACCGACGATTGCCAGCACTTCACCTTTGTCTACATTGAGATCGAGCCCGTCGACCACGGGCGGTGCGCCATCGTCTCCGAAACGTACCGACAGGTTCTGAATTTCGAGGAGGCTCATGAGCGATTGTCCCTCGCTTGGGTAAAGCGTTGATCTGGCATCGATGGGTTCCTCATGCGGCGTTCTTCAATTTCGGGTCAAGCGCGTCGCGCAGGCCGTCGCCGAACAGGTTGATCGCCAGAACGCTGAGCAGAATCGCCAAGCCAGGAAGGGATACGACCCACCAGGCGCGCTCGATGTAATCGCGTGCCGAGGCCAGCATCGTGCCCCACTCGGGTGTAGGCGGCTGCACGCCAAGGCCGAGAAAACCCAGCGCGGCGGCATCGAGAATCGCCGAGGAAAAACTCAGCGTGGCCTGGACGATCAGCGGCGCCATGCAGTTCGGCAGTACGCTGATGAACATCAAGCGCAAGGTGCCGGCGCCGGCCAGTTTCGAGGCTGTCACGTAGTCGCGGTTGAGCTCGGTCATCACCGCTGCGCGGGTCAGCCGCACGTAGGAGGGCAGGGAGACGATGGCGATGGCGAAGATGGTATTGATCAGGCCTGGGCCGAGAATCGCCACGATCGCCACCGCCAACAGCAACGAAGGCAGCGCCAGCATGATGTCCATCAGGCGCATGATGAACGGGCCGAGCCGCGTCGGGGAGAAGCCTGCAAGCAGACCGAGCAGGATCCCAGGCACCAGGGAGAAGACCACCGAGGCCAGGCCGATCAGGAGGGAAAGACGGGCGCCGTGGATCAGGCGCGAGAGCATGTCCCTACCCAATTCATCGGTGCCCAGTAGGAATTGCGAGGTTCCGTCGTCCTGCCAGGCAGGAGGCGTAAGCAGGAAGTCACGGAACTGTTCGGTAGGGTTGTACGGCGCCAATGCCGGAGCGAACACCGCGCAGGCGATCAGCAGCAGCATGAAGATCAGGCCGCCCAGCGCGCCCTTATTGCGGCGAAAAGCCGTCCAGAATTCACCCAGCGGCGACGGGTAATAGGTTGCTGGCTCAGCGGCCGGCAGGGTCTCGATGCTGTTCATGCCTCGACCTCCTTAACGCTGGTGGCGAATACGGGGATTGGCCAGGCCGTAGAGAATGTCCACGGTGAAATTGACCAGGATGACCAGGCAGGCGACCAGCAGGATGCCGTTCTGCACCACTGGATAATCGCGTGCGCCAATGGATTCAATCAGCCACTTGCCGATGCCCGGCCAGGAAAAGATGGTTTCGGTCAGCACGGCCCCGGCCAGCAGGGTGCCAATCTGCAGACCAAATACCGTCAGTACCGGGATCAACGCATTGCGCAGGCCATGCACGAATACCACGCGATTGGGGGAAAGGCCCTTTGCCCGCGCGGTACGTACATAATCTTCGCGCAATACCTCGAGCATGGCTGAGCGCGTCATGCGCGCGATAACCGCCAGAGGAATCGTCGCCAGCACAACCGCAGGGAGGATCATGTGGTGAAGGGCATCCAGAAAGGCGCCTTCTTCACCGCTTAGCAGGGTGTCGATCAGCATGAAGCCGGTCACCGGCGGGACGTCGTAGAGCAGGTCGATACGTCCCGAAACGGGCGTCCAGCCGAGGCCGACCGAAAAGAACATGATGAGGATCAGACCCCACCAGAAGATCGGCATCGAATACCCGACCAGCGACACGCCCATGACGCCATGGTCGAACAACGAGCCGCGTTTCAATGCCGCCACTACACCCGCGAGCACCCCGAGCACGCCGGCGATGATGAGCGCAGCGAGTGCGAGCTCCAGTGTGGCGGGAAACAGGGTGGTGAATTCTTTCCAGACGCTGGTGCGGGTACGCAGCGACTCGCCAAGATCGCCTTGCACCAGATTGCCGATATAGTCGAAATACTGCAGGTAGAGCGGCTTGTTCAAACCCAGCCGCTCCATGGCCTGCGCATGCATTTCCGGATCGACTTTGCGCTCTCCCATCATCACTTCCACCGGGTCACCCGGAATCATGCGAATCAGGGCAAAGGTGAGCAGCGTGATTCCAAAAAAGGTCGGAATCAGCAGACCCACTCGGCGGGCTATGAAGCTGAACATGGTGGCAAAACTCCTGGTCAAGCCGCGGCTGCACCGTGCGCGCAGCCACTTGGAACGGCGTACACAACCTGGTAACTGACCGCCTTATATCGACGTCGGGTTGTGCAAAATTTGCGCATTGGAAGCGTCTGATGCCGACGTGCCAGGCGAGCGTGATGCTCGCCTGGCGTCGTCTGCATCAGCGCTTGTTTTCTACGCCGTAGAAGGAGTTGCGGCCGAACGGACTGATTTCGAAGCCCTCGACGCTATTGCGCATTGGCTGGTAGACGGTTGAGTGCGCGATGGGTGTGATCGGCAGCTGCTGCTGGATGATCGCCTGGGCCTTTTTGTAAAGCTCGGTGCGCTCACCCTGATCGGTGATGCGCTTAGCGTCCTTGACCACCTTGTCGTATTCAGCGTCGCACCATCTGGACCAGTTGTTGCCATTTACCGCATCGCAGCCATACAGGGTGTTCATCCAGTTGTCCGGGTCGCCATTGTCCCCGGTCCAGCCGATCAGCATGGCGTCGTGTTCGCCCGCATGGCCACGCTTGATGTACTCGCCCCATTCGTAACTGACGATGCGGGCCTTGATCCCGATCTTGGCCCAGTCGGACTGGATCATCTGAGCCATCAGCTTGGCGTTGGGGTTGTACGGGCGCTGCACCGGCATTGCCCATAGGGTGATTTCGGTGCCTTCCTCAATGCCAGCCTGTTTAAGCAGCTCGCGCGCTTTTTCCGGGTTGTGCTCAGTGCCCTTGATGCTTTCGTCGTAAGACCACTGAGTGGGAGGAAGGGCGTTCACAGCCAATTGGCCGGCTCCCTGATAGACGGCCTCGATGATGGACTTCTTGTCGATCGCCATGTCCAACGCCTTGCGCACCTCAAGCTTGCCCAGTGGCTCATGCTCAACGTTGTAGGCGATATAACCGAGGTTAAAGCCGGGTTGGCTCGGTACGTCGATGTTGGGATCTTTCTGCAGCGCTTCAATATCCGCCGGGCGCGGGTTGAGCGTGATCTGGCACTCACCGGCGCGCAGCTTCTGCGCACGTACCGACGCATCGGTGGTGATCGCGAAGATCAGGTTGTCGATCTTCACATCCTCTGGATTCCAGTAGTCCTTGTTGCCTTTGAAGCGGATCTGCGCGTCCTTCTGATAGCGACTGAAGACGAACGGGCCGGTGCCGATCGGCTTCTGGTTGATCTGGTCGGCTTGCCCAGCTTGGAGCAACTGATCCGCGTACTCAGCAGAATGGATCGCCGCGAAGTTCATTGCCAGGTTTTGAATGAACGCCGCGTCCACATGATTCAGGGTGAAGCGCACGGTCAGATCATCAAGCTTCTCGACCTTGGTGATGTTCTTGTCCATGCCCATATCAACGAAGTAGGGGAATTCGCTGGGGTACGCCTTGCGGAAAGGATGCCCTTTGTCGAGCATTCGTTCGAAGGTAAAAAGCACATCGTCGGCATTAAACTCACGGCTGGGCGTGAAGTAATCAGTGGTGTGGAACTGAACACCGGGGCGCAGATGAAAGGTATAGGTGAGGCCGTCATCGCTGACGTCCCACTTGGTCGCCAACGCGGGGAGGGCGCGGGTGCCGCCTCGCTCGAATTGGGCAAGACGGTTGAAGACGGTTTCCGAAGCAGCGTCGAAGTCGGTGCCGGTGGTGTACTGGCCGGGATCGAAACCGGCGGGGCTGCCTTCGGAGCAATAGACCAGGTTGCTGGCGGCGAAGCTGAGGGGGGAGCCGAGGATCAAGCCCGCGGCGAGCAGCGCTCTAATGGATGTGTTGTTTCGCATGCAAACCTCATTCTTTTTTATGTTCATCGAGGGTTGGTCTCGTGGACCGAACAGTGGCTCACTGCACGCCGGTGTCGCCGTCAGGGGTTGCCCGCTCGGCGCAGAACACTGTTGGCAGCCGGCTCCGTAGAGACCAGCCTAGCCTGCCTCGAAATTAAGTCATGCTGAAAACACGGTCAACCGAAATTAAGCGCTGCTAAATTCGGAAGAAGTGCTTCAACTGACGAGGCCAAGCAATAGAGGTGCCAGCTAGCGAGTGGCCAGATCGTCGAACAGGCCCATGGTTGTCACGGTAAGGACTTCAGCGATCTGGTCGCCTACATTTGCCAGGTGATGCGGTTTGCCCGCATCGAAATGGATGGAATCTCCGCTCGATAGCGGATAGTCGCGACCGTCCACGGTGTAGACGATTCTGCCGGAGAGTACATAGGCGAATTCAGCCCCCTCATGGGCGATGAGCTCGGACTGGTATCCCACTGGCATTGTCACCTTGACAGCGTTGAGCAGATTGCCGGGAAAGCTCGTGGACAAGCGCTCGTAGGCCAATGGCTGGCCCTCGATGGTATAGCGCACTCGCTCGCCCTGATGAGAATCGGGTTGAGCCTGGCTGGGTTGGTCAAACAGGGAATTGAGCGGTACGCCGAGCGATTTTGCGATGTTTGCCAAGGACGAAATCGAGATGCCCGTGAGGTTGCGCTCGGCCTGGGAGAGAAAGCTCGCCGTCAGTCCCGATTCCTGTGCCACCTGGCTTAGGGTCTTGTTCGCAGCACGCCTGTGGCGGCGCAAACGTTCGCCGATGCGATCAACTGTCATGGATGTCTGCCTCGTCAAATGAAGGCCAGTATACGGCCAGCTCTGTAGCGTCACGCCAGCCTCGCCTCTGGCATTTCACGGTGACTTTGAAAAAAAAGTTTTGCTTGAGAAATTAAGCTGTACTTAAATTCGGCTGGGTTTTCGTTCAACAGGGGAACAGGCATGACCATCGGCGTCGGCGGTAGCAGTCAGGAAGAGGCGTTGGGACGTCTGAGCAACATGCTGAATGGTGTCGAGCCGATATCCCTTGCTGAATACACCGCGCGTATCGAGAAAGCCCAACGGCGCATGGCGCAACTGGGGCTCGATGCGATGTTCCTCAGTGCGGGCGCCAATCTGGAGTACTTCACGGGGGTACGTTGGAACCCGAGTGAGCGCATGGTTGGTGCAATCCTGCCCGCAAAGGGTGCGCTCGAATACCTGGCGCCGGCGTTCGAGGAGGGCACCATTCGCGATTTCATGGTCGTGGAAGGTCCCGTCAACGGCTGGCAGGAGCACGAGAGTCCCTATCGTCTGCTGTTGGACTGCCTGCGCCGTATGGGCATCAAACCCAACACCAGCTTGCGCCCGTGTATTGGCCTGTGCCCGTCGTTGCCATTTTTTATGTTCGATGGCTTGCGTCTGCTCAACACCGGTTACGCGTTCACTGATGCGAGTGCAGTGACGAGCCACTGCCGTCAGCGTAAATCCACGGCCGAAATTGCCCTGATGCAGCGGGCGAAAAACCTGACGTTGGAAGTGCACAAAGCGGCTGCGAGCATTCTGCAAGAGGGCATCAGCACGACCGAAGTAGTCCAGTTCATCGAGAAAGCGCATCGGGTGGTCGGCGCGTCAGGGTCGACGTTCTGCATCGTTCTGTTCGGCCAGGCGAGCGCGTTTCCCCATGGGGTGAAGTACCCTCAGACGCTTAAACGTGGCGACATGGTGCTGATCGACACCGGCTGCCGCGTTCATAGCTACCTGTCGGACATCACGCGCAGTTATGTCTTTGGCGAACCGAACGAGCATCAGCGAGCCATCTGGAATTTCGAGAAGGAGGCTCAGCTCGCCGCCTTTGCAGCTGCGCAATTGGGTGCCCGTTGCGAAGAAGTGGATGAAGCCGCACGAAGCTCGCTCGAGGCGTGTGGCCTTGGTCCCGGCTATCAGCTGCCGGGCCTGCCGCACCGCACCGGTCACGGGATTGGACTGGAGATACACGAGGGCCCCTACCTGGTACGAGGTGATCAAACACCACTGGACGTGGGGATGTGTTTCAGCAACGAACCGATGATCTGTGTGCCCGGCGAATTCGGCGTGCGTCTGGAAGATCATTTCTACATGACCGAGGGCGGCCCGCGCTGGTTTACCCAACCAAGCCACAGTATTGACGACCCCTTTGGTCTGGATGCGTGATTAACGGAGACGATGCGAAGAACTGCACCGGCGAACAAATCGCCGACTGTGCTTATCGCCGCTTTCGCGGCCTGCCTAGAATGACTGATCCATTTCCTGCTTTCGGGCTTGTCTCATGTCTTCGCGCCGCTTTCCGTTGCTGCTCGTTGGCGCTTTTCTTGCGCTCTATTTGATCTGGGGTTCAACCTACTTCGTGATCAAGCTTGGCGTCCAGGCGTGGCCGCCTATGCTGCTGGCAGGGCTGCGGTTTCTCATTGCCGGTAGCCTGATGTTTGCCTGGCTGCGCTTGCGCGGTGTGCCAATGCCCACCGCAGAGGAATGGCGATCGTGCGCCATCGTAGGTTTTCTTCTGCTCAGTTGTGGGAATGGCGGGGTGACCGTCGCCGAGCACCTCGGGGTTGCGTCGGCGGTGGCGGCGTTGGCGATTGCAACGGTGCCGCTTTTTGCGTTGCTGTTCGGCTTGATCTGGGGCCAGCGAACCGCGGGGCTGGAGTGGGGCGGAATCCTGTTGGGACTGGCCGGCATCGGCTTGCTCAACCTCGGGCATAACCTGCAGGCCAGCCCGCTGGGCGCGGTGATCGTATTGCTCGCGGCCGCAAGTTGGGCACTCGGATCGATGTGGAGTCGCCAGCTCAGGTTGCCCGACGGCGCAATGGCGAGCGCAGCGCAAATGCTTGTCGGCGGCGCCGTGCTTCTATTGGGTAGCGTGATCAGCGGAGAACGGCTGCAGCAGATGCCGAACTTGGCAGGCTGGCTTGCGTTGCTCTATCTGACATTGCTCGGCTCCATTGTTGCCTTCAGCGCCTATCTCTACTTGCTCAAACACGTGCGCCCGGCCGCGGCCACCAGCTACGCCTACGTGAATCCTGTAGTGGCCGTACTGCTGGGCATTACCTGCGCAGGCGAGCGCATTGGCGCCGAGGAATGGCTGGCGATGACGGTGATCGTCAGTGCGGTGGTATTGATCGGGTTGCCACAATGGCGCCGGCCAAAAGCGCCTGCCGCAGCGAAGCCGGTCTGAGCCGCTGTTCTGAACTGCCGTGTAGCTACTTTCGGTTGTATGATGACTTGCCTTGGGGTGATCAAACCAGTCGGCTCGAGGTCTGAATGCTAGTCAGTCCATGCCACGCGCTGGACGCCACGCTCGGTTAACGCATCTCCCTTACCGTTCCCCACTCCACAGGCGACCCGATGTCTGCTGCGAAACAACCGGCTTCAAACGACACTTTTTTCATCCTGTCGCTGGTGGTGTTCAACTTCATTTCGTTCATCTCCATCGGAATTCCCCTGGCTTCGTTGCCGGGGTTTATTCATGAAAATCTCGGGTTCACCACTGCTGTTGCTGGGATCGTAATCGGCGCTCAGTACCTCATTACCTTGCTGTGTCGCCCGCTTGCCGGAAGGCTTGCGGATGAGCGGGGCGCAAAGAAGACTGTGTTGATCGGGATGGTGTCCGGCTTGCTAAGCGGGCTGTTGCTACTCGCTTCAGCGCTGTTGGAATCCTGGCCGATGGCGAGTATCGCCGTGATGGTGGGCAGCCGGGTGATTCTCGGCTTCGCTCAGAGCCTGATCGGCATTTCCGCAATCAGCTGGGGCATCAGCCGGTTAGGCGCGGAAAGCACGGCGCGCATGATTTCCTGGAATGGCGTGGCGGCGTATGGCGGCGTCGGTATTGGCGCACCGCTGGGCGTGTTTCTGACCCAATCTTTGGGGCTGTGGAGTCTGGGTGTCGTGACGATGGCGCTTGCTGCGACAGGCCTGGCATTGGCCTGGCGGCGCGGTGATGCACCGCTGAATCCGGGCAAGCGCTTACCGTTCGGCAAGGTGCTGTGGAAGGTCGCACCACCCGGCATCAGCCTGGCCTTAGCGACGATCGGTTACGGCACGCTGACGGCTTTTATCGCGCTGTATTACAACGCTCGCGGCTGGGATGGTGCGGCCTGGTGCCTGACAGCGTTCGCCTTTGCCTTTATCGCGACGCGCTTGTTGTTCCCTAATCTGATCAATCGCGTGGGCGGTTATTCAGTGGCGATGGTGTGCCTGGTGGTCGAGATATTCGGGCTGCTGTTGCTCTGGTTGGCAGAGGCGCCGAGCTTCGCTCTGGCTGGTTCGGCGTTGACTGGCTGCGGCCTTTCTTTGCTTTATCCAGCGCTGGGGGTTGGGGTCGTGTCACGCGTAGGCGTCGCCAACCGCAGCTCGGGCCTCAGCGTCTTCGCGATGTTCTTCGACCTGTCGTTGGGCCTGTCGGGCGCAATCATGGGGCTATTGGCCGCTTATATCGGCATGCAGAGCATTTTCCTTGGTGCTGCGGCTGTAGCGGTCGGCGCACTCGGGATCGTCTGGCTGTTGCTCCGCCAGGAGCGCGCGACTCAGCTGTGAGCAGTGACGCAACTGCGGCACACTCCCGTTCAGGCCAGCTCACTCCGGCGCTACAGGCTCCATTGACGACCCGGTGGGTTCTGCCTGCCCAAGCGAAATATTGCCAAGATCAGCCTGCAGCTTGCTCAGGTAGTGCAGGAAATTGACGCTGTCATCGAAGCTGAAGCCTTTCATGCCCTGCTGATAAAAATCCTGGATCCGCTGCTGCAGCGCTTCCCAGTAAGTGCGTCCCGGCGCGGTCAGCCTGACCAGCCGCGCACGCCCGTCGTCGGGATGCGGCACGCGCTCGACATGGCCGTCGCGCTCCATGCGTTTCAGAACGCCGTCCAGGCTCTGGCGGCTGACCACCAGATACTCGGTCAGCTGATTAAAGGAGATTCCCTCGTCGTAGCCTGGA from Pseudomonas sp. DNDY-54 encodes:
- a CDS encoding peptide ABC transporter ATP-binding protein — protein: MSTESSSGSVLSARELTRHYDISRGLFKPNATVRALNGVSFELQAGETLAVVGESGCGKSTLARALTLIEEPTSGSLQIAGQEVAGANKAQRKQLRRDVQMVFQNPYASLNPRQKIGDQLAEPLVINTGLSRSERRERVQAMMQQVGLRPEHYQRYPHMFSGGQRQRIALARAMMLNPKVLIADEPTSALDVSIQAQVLNLFMDLQEQFNAGYVFISHDLAVVRHVADKVLVMYFGSPMEMGPAELIYTRPLHPYTQVLLAATPSIRPDSSKPKIKVSGELPNPLDPPTGCVFHTRCPHATERCSAEVPVFRPLDGRLVSCHYAETVGDRN
- a CDS encoding ABC transporter ATP-binding protein; its protein translation is MSLLEIQNLSVRFGDDGAPPVVDGLDLNVDKGEVLAIVGESGSGKSVTMMALMGLVDAPGKVTADRLQFAGQDLLTLKGRQRRRLIGKDLAMVFQDPMTALNPSYTVGFQIEEVLRQHLGLKGKAARQRALELLERVEIPGAASRLDAFPHQLSGGMSQRVAIAMAIAGEPQLLIADEPTTALDVTIQAQIMDLLLSLQRDQNMALILITHDLAVVAETAQRVCVMYAGQAVETGRVPQLFDTPAHPYTEALLASIPEHSNSRRLATLPGIVPGRYDRPAGCLLSPRCPYAQPRCQERPALEPYDRGEVRCFFPRNVLPGETPEVLPEAQRKSQPPGDRHVY
- a CDS encoding ABC transporter permease subunit, with the protein product MNSIETLPAAEPATYYPSPLGEFWTAFRRNKGALGGLIFMLLLIACAVFAPALAPYNPTEQFRDFLLTPPAWQDDGTSQFLLGTDELGRDMLSRLIHGARLSLLIGLASVVFSLVPGILLGLLAGFSPTRLGPFIMRLMDIMLALPSLLLAVAIVAILGPGLINTIFAIAIVSLPSYVRLTRAAVMTELNRDYVTASKLAGAGTLRLMFISVLPNCMAPLIVQATLSFSSAILDAAALGFLGLGVQPPTPEWGTMLASARDYIERAWWVVSLPGLAILLSVLAINLFGDGLRDALDPKLKNAA
- a CDS encoding ABC transporter permease subunit, whose amino-acid sequence is MFSFIARRVGLLIPTFFGITLLTFALIRMIPGDPVEVMMGERKVDPEMHAQAMERLGLNKPLYLQYFDYIGNLVQGDLGESLRTRTSVWKEFTTLFPATLELALAALIIAGVLGVLAGVVAALKRGSLFDHGVMGVSLVGYSMPIFWWGLILIMFFSVGLGWTPVSGRIDLLYDVPPVTGFMLIDTLLSGEEGAFLDALHHMILPAVVLATIPLAVIARMTRSAMLEVLREDYVRTARAKGLSPNRVVFVHGLRNALIPVLTVFGLQIGTLLAGAVLTETIFSWPGIGKWLIESIGARDYPVVQNGILLVACLVILVNFTVDILYGLANPRIRHQR
- a CDS encoding ABC transporter substrate-binding protein, with amino-acid sequence MRNNTSIRALLAAGLILGSPLSFAASNLVYCSEGSPAGFDPGQYTTGTDFDAASETVFNRLAQFERGGTRALPALATKWDVSDDGLTYTFHLRPGVQFHTTDYFTPSREFNADDVLFTFERMLDKGHPFRKAYPSEFPYFVDMGMDKNITKVEKLDDLTVRFTLNHVDAAFIQNLAMNFAAIHSAEYADQLLQAGQADQINQKPIGTGPFVFSRYQKDAQIRFKGNKDYWNPEDVKIDNLIFAITTDASVRAQKLRAGECQITLNPRPADIEALQKDPNIDVPSQPGFNLGYIAYNVEHEPLGKLEVRKALDMAIDKKSIIEAVYQGAGQLAVNALPPTQWSYDESIKGTEHNPEKARELLKQAGIEEGTEITLWAMPVQRPYNPNAKLMAQMIQSDWAKIGIKARIVSYEWGEYIKRGHAGEHDAMLIGWTGDNGDPDNWMNTLYGCDAVNGNNWSRWCDAEYDKVVKDAKRITDQGERTELYKKAQAIIQQQLPITPIAHSTVYQPMRNSVEGFEISPFGRNSFYGVENKR
- a CDS encoding cupin domain-containing protein — translated: MTVDRIGERLRRHRRAANKTLSQVAQESGLTASFLSQAERNLTGISISSLANIAKSLGVPLNSLFDQPSQAQPDSHQGERVRYTIEGQPLAYERLSTSFPGNLLNAVKVTMPVGYQSELIAHEGAEFAYVLSGRIVYTVDGRDYPLSSGDSIHFDAGKPHHLANVGDQIAEVLTVTTMGLFDDLATR
- a CDS encoding Xaa-Pro peptidase family protein — encoded protein: MTIGVGGSSQEEALGRLSNMLNGVEPISLAEYTARIEKAQRRMAQLGLDAMFLSAGANLEYFTGVRWNPSERMVGAILPAKGALEYLAPAFEEGTIRDFMVVEGPVNGWQEHESPYRLLLDCLRRMGIKPNTSLRPCIGLCPSLPFFMFDGLRLLNTGYAFTDASAVTSHCRQRKSTAEIALMQRAKNLTLEVHKAAASILQEGISTTEVVQFIEKAHRVVGASGSTFCIVLFGQASAFPHGVKYPQTLKRGDMVLIDTGCRVHSYLSDITRSYVFGEPNEHQRAIWNFEKEAQLAAFAAAQLGARCEEVDEAARSSLEACGLGPGYQLPGLPHRTGHGIGLEIHEGPYLVRGDQTPLDVGMCFSNEPMICVPGEFGVRLEDHFYMTEGGPRWFTQPSHSIDDPFGLDA
- the yedA gene encoding drug/metabolite exporter YedA gives rise to the protein MSSRRFPLLLVGAFLALYLIWGSTYFVIKLGVQAWPPMLLAGLRFLIAGSLMFAWLRLRGVPMPTAEEWRSCAIVGFLLLSCGNGGVTVAEHLGVASAVAALAIATVPLFALLFGLIWGQRTAGLEWGGILLGLAGIGLLNLGHNLQASPLGAVIVLLAAASWALGSMWSRQLRLPDGAMASAAQMLVGGAVLLLGSVISGERLQQMPNLAGWLALLYLTLLGSIVAFSAYLYLLKHVRPAAATSYAYVNPVVAVLLGITCAGERIGAEEWLAMTVIVSAVVLIGLPQWRRPKAPAAAKPV
- a CDS encoding MFS transporter, giving the protein MSAAKQPASNDTFFILSLVVFNFISFISIGIPLASLPGFIHENLGFTTAVAGIVIGAQYLITLLCRPLAGRLADERGAKKTVLIGMVSGLLSGLLLLASALLESWPMASIAVMVGSRVILGFAQSLIGISAISWGISRLGAESTARMISWNGVAAYGGVGIGAPLGVFLTQSLGLWSLGVVTMALAATGLALAWRRGDAPLNPGKRLPFGKVLWKVAPPGISLALATIGYGTLTAFIALYYNARGWDGAAWCLTAFAFAFIATRLLFPNLINRVGGYSVAMVCLVVEIFGLLLLWLAEAPSFALAGSALTGCGLSLLYPALGVGVVSRVGVANRSSGLSVFAMFFDLSLGLSGAIMGLLAAYIGMQSIFLGAAAVAVGALGIVWLLLRQERATQL
- a CDS encoding MarR family winged helix-turn-helix transcriptional regulator, translated to MSAIETKSIPNRLFFRLFQTGNVLQRQVQKEMGISTVQWAVLGALSRPGYDEGISFNQLTEYLVVSRQSLDGVLKRMERDGHVERVPHPDDGRARLVRLTAPGRTYWEALQQRIQDFYQQGMKGFSFDDSVNFLHYLSKLQADLGNISLGQAEPTGSSMEPVAPE